One Glycine max cultivar Williams 82 chromosome 3, Glycine_max_v4.0, whole genome shotgun sequence DNA window includes the following coding sequences:
- the LOC100811422 gene encoding protein RALF-like 1, with protein MECHCVTQGSFKTWLQIMVPLFCKTKSRRNRERERRGIVIVTSQASFKDREERTKQSQQTQTNKQTSMANSYTWLFLAISATLLLLLSSSPTADAGALGMEMTWIPSMPMEEEFQLDSEISRRILATTKYISYGALQRNTVPCSRRGASYYNCQPGAQANPYSRGCSAITRCRS; from the coding sequence ATGGAGTGTCATTGTGTAACGCAGGGGTCTTTTAAAACTTGGTTGCAAATAATGGTGCCGTTATTCTGCAAAACCAAATCAAGAAGgaacagagaaagagagaggagaggCATTGTAATCGTGACCTCTCAAGCTTCTTTCAAAGACAGAgaagaaagaacaaaacaatctcaacaaacacaaacaaacaagCAAACATCAATGGCAAACTCGTATACGTGGCTCTTCCTCGCGATTTCTGCCACCCTCTTGCTTCTTCTGTCTTCGTCGCCGACAGCGGACGCGGGAGCGCTGGGCATGGAAATGACATGGATACCCTCCATGCCCATGGAAGAGGAGTTCCAGCTGGACAGCGAGATCAGCCGGCGCATCTTAGCCACGACCAAGTACATCAGCTACGGTGCGCTGCAGAGGAACACTGTCCCCTGCTCTCGCCGCGGAGCCTCTTACTACAATTGCCAGCCTGGCGCTCAGGCCAACCCTTACAGCCGTGGCTGCAGTGCCATCACCAGGTGCAGGagctaa
- the LOC100810019 gene encoding cell cycle checkpoint control protein RAD9A, with the protein MEITLSDNALKTFARCITCLARIGNELAIQASSSQLLFHTINSSRSAYQCIAFKSGLFDAYNVSSNSLQCSVLLKAVCAVLRTPITNIDHLTVRLPDPDAPKVQWILDCYNGMRKTYWITCNVEPDIHHLSLDRQKFPSNFVVRPRDLSRLLANFQSSLQEITIIATEPSSLLTDASNEIGGKEVELRSYMDPTKDNDTLLHTQLWIDPKEEFLQYVHTGDPIDVTFSVKELKAFLSFCEGCEVDLHLHFEKAGEPILMAPKFGLEDGSHSNFDATLVLATMLISQLHEGAASEPPVGATGTHPHTEERNASHMLQENCRANVSFEPPSDHTRIWSDLSASAFKSISPLEERQAQGETILNDDGQREIQRISTMQISGVASVPGNNPIDSNVPTEKDHGQEPQDAMQDNGQAISQHHRSNWVDAEEDDEDEQDEDEQDIQPTPPYYEEH; encoded by the exons ATGGAGATTACGTTAAGCGACAATGCTCTGAAAACTTTCGCGCGTTGCATCACTTGTCTCGCACGCATAGGAAACGAGCTCGCAATTCAAGCCTCTTCCTCTCAG CTTCTTTTCCACACTATTAATTCATCACGTTCTGCCTATCAATGCATCGCTTTCAAGTCTGGTTTATTTGATGCGTATAACGTTTCCAGCAACTCCCTGCAATGTAGTGTGCTTCTGAAG GCTGTTTGTGCTGTTCTCAGGACACCTATTACGAATATCGACCATTTGACCGTGAGACTGCCTGATCCAGATGCTCCTAAAGTGCAGTGGATTTTGGATTGCTATAATG GTATGAGAAAAACCTATTGGATTACTTGCAATGTAGAACCTGACATACATCACTTGTCCCTTGATAGGCAAAAATTTCCCAGCAACTTTGTTGTGAGGCCTCGAGATCTGAGCAGGTTACTTGCTAATTTTCAGTCATCTCTTCAAGAGATCACTATCATTGCAACAGAACCTTCTTCTCTACTTACTGATGCATCAAATGAAATTGGTGGAAAGGAAGTTGAACTTCGAAGTTATATGGACCCAACCAAAG ACAATGATACGTTGCTGCACACCCAACTGTGGATAGATCCTAAAGAAGAATTTTTGCAGTATGTTCATACTGGAGATCCAATAGATGTGACTTTCAGTGTGAAAGAACTGAAG gcatttctttcattttgtgaGGGCTGTGAAGTTGATCTCCATTTGCATTTTGAGAAAGCTGGCGA ACCTATTCTTATGGCACCTAAATTTGGTTTGGAAGATGGATCTCACTCAAATTTTGATGCCACCCTTGTACTGGCAACCATGTTAATATCTCAGCTTCATGAAGGGGCTGCCTCAGAACCTCCTGTGGGGGCCACCGGAACACACCCTCATACCGAAGAAAGAAATGCATCTCACATGCTGCAAGAGAATTGTAGAGCAAATGTGTCATTTGAGCCTCCATCTGATCACACCCGTATCTGGTCTGACCTCTCAG CAAGTGCATTTAAAAGCATTAGTCCTTTGGAAGAACGACAGGCACAAGGAGAAACAATTTTGAATGATGATGGTCAAAGAGAAATTCAAAGGATTAGCACAATGCAAATTTCAGGAGTAGCATCAGTTCCCGGAAATAATCCCATTGATTCCAATGT ACCAACTGAAAAGGATCATGGACAAGAGCCTCAAG ATGCGATGCAAGATAATGGTCAAGCAATTTCACAACATCACCGCAGTAATTGGGTAGATGCTGAAgaggatgatgaagatgaaCAGGATGAAGATGAACAGGATATTCAGCCAACACCACCGTACTATGAAGAACATTAA
- the LOC100810882 gene encoding heavy metal-associated isoprenylated plant protein 35 isoform X1 has translation MAATAPATETRVEIKEPPTEELLEPLMCKSCVLKVSIHCQGCTRKVKKILQSIDGVYCTSIDLRQQKVIVKGNVDSDTLIKKLTETGKRAELWPDQPELKKKKKKKKKKKKKANPENKEKPSEQESSEESNQSGDDNNNEKEAIKVVVQDPAKNNEGFFNVNRVGEGSATGLTGVQFQDPRMEVRQTVMVPPGYQSSVMGEKRVTINVPGMMDENEGGSGGKRTKSKGQKGNVVINGGNEGVTVVEHAGGDWNQMPGGHGHGPPNESPPRHQYPPHYHAPASPVYTGTYHTAYPTVTRYGAAYYTSPQPYSYSHVYRCVGSESDSETYTSPSPPSCSFELFSDENPNACFIM, from the exons ATGGCTGCAACTGCACCTGCAACAGAAACAAGAGTTGAAATTAAAGAACCTCCTACAGAAGAACTTTTAGAACCTCTCATGTGCAAG AGCTGTGTGTTGAAAGTCTCCATTCATTGTCAAGGCTGCACaaggaaagttaaaaaaatcctACAGAGCATAGACG GTGTTTATTGCACATCAATAGATTTGAGGCAACAGAAGGTTATAGTAAAGGGAAACGTAGACAGCGACACTTTGATTAAGAAACTAACAGAGACAGGGAAACGCGCTGAGTTATGGCCAGACCAACCCgaactgaagaagaagaagaagaaaaagaaaaagaagaagaagaaggcaaACCCAGAGAACAAAGAGAAACCGAGCGAACAAGAAAGCAGCGAAGAAAGCAACCAGAGCGGCGACGACAACAACAACGAAAAGGAAGCTATTAAGGTTGTCGTTCAAGACCCAGCCAAAAACAACGAAGGATTTTTTAACGTAAACAGAGTTGGTGAAGGAAGCGCAACCGGCTTAACCGGGGTGCAGTTCCAGGATCCGAGGATGGAGGTGAGGCAAACGGTGATGGTACCACCCGGTTACCAGTCATCGGTGATGGGCGAGAAAAGGGTTACTATCAACGTCCCTGGCATGATGGATGAGAACGAGGGTGGCAGTGGAGGGAAAAGGACGAAAAGCAAGGGGCAAAAAGGGAATGTTGTAATCAACGGCGGCAACGAGGGTGTTACTGTGGTGGAACACGCTGGTGGAGATTGGAACCAGATGCCTGGTGGTCATGGACATGGGCCACCCAATGAGAGTCCCCCACGGCATCAGTACCCACCGCACTATCATGCGCCCGCATCTCCAGTATACACTGGAACCTACCACACAGCGTATCCCACTGTCACCCGCTACGGTGCTGCGTATTATACGTCCCCGCAACCGTATTCGTATTCTCACGTGTATCGGTGCGTTGGGTCCGAGTCAGACTCAGAAACTTATACATCACCTTCACCACCGTCTTGTTCCTTCGAATTATTCAGCGATGAAAATCCTAATGCCTGCTTTATCATGTGA
- the LOC100810882 gene encoding heavy metal-associated isoprenylated plant protein 35 isoform X2, whose product MAATAPATETRVEIKEPPTEELLEPLMCKSCVLKVSIHCQGCTRKVKKILQSIDDLRQQKVIVKGNVDSDTLIKKLTETGKRAELWPDQPELKKKKKKKKKKKKKANPENKEKPSEQESSEESNQSGDDNNNEKEAIKVVVQDPAKNNEGFFNVNRVGEGSATGLTGVQFQDPRMEVRQTVMVPPGYQSSVMGEKRVTINVPGMMDENEGGSGGKRTKSKGQKGNVVINGGNEGVTVVEHAGGDWNQMPGGHGHGPPNESPPRHQYPPHYHAPASPVYTGTYHTAYPTVTRYGAAYYTSPQPYSYSHVYRCVGSESDSETYTSPSPPSCSFELFSDENPNACFIM is encoded by the exons ATGGCTGCAACTGCACCTGCAACAGAAACAAGAGTTGAAATTAAAGAACCTCCTACAGAAGAACTTTTAGAACCTCTCATGTGCAAG AGCTGTGTGTTGAAAGTCTCCATTCATTGTCAAGGCTGCACaaggaaagttaaaaaaatcctACAGAGCATAGACG ATTTGAGGCAACAGAAGGTTATAGTAAAGGGAAACGTAGACAGCGACACTTTGATTAAGAAACTAACAGAGACAGGGAAACGCGCTGAGTTATGGCCAGACCAACCCgaactgaagaagaagaagaagaaaaagaaaaagaagaagaagaaggcaaACCCAGAGAACAAAGAGAAACCGAGCGAACAAGAAAGCAGCGAAGAAAGCAACCAGAGCGGCGACGACAACAACAACGAAAAGGAAGCTATTAAGGTTGTCGTTCAAGACCCAGCCAAAAACAACGAAGGATTTTTTAACGTAAACAGAGTTGGTGAAGGAAGCGCAACCGGCTTAACCGGGGTGCAGTTCCAGGATCCGAGGATGGAGGTGAGGCAAACGGTGATGGTACCACCCGGTTACCAGTCATCGGTGATGGGCGAGAAAAGGGTTACTATCAACGTCCCTGGCATGATGGATGAGAACGAGGGTGGCAGTGGAGGGAAAAGGACGAAAAGCAAGGGGCAAAAAGGGAATGTTGTAATCAACGGCGGCAACGAGGGTGTTACTGTGGTGGAACACGCTGGTGGAGATTGGAACCAGATGCCTGGTGGTCATGGACATGGGCCACCCAATGAGAGTCCCCCACGGCATCAGTACCCACCGCACTATCATGCGCCCGCATCTCCAGTATACACTGGAACCTACCACACAGCGTATCCCACTGTCACCCGCTACGGTGCTGCGTATTATACGTCCCCGCAACCGTATTCGTATTCTCACGTGTATCGGTGCGTTGGGTCCGAGTCAGACTCAGAAACTTATACATCACCTTCACCACCGTCTTGTTCCTTCGAATTATTCAGCGATGAAAATCCTAATGCCTGCTTTATCATGTGA
- the LOC100812342 gene encoding respiratory burst oxidase homolog protein B, translating into MEIQLEQQQETWSETSSTGSRSTRVGFSGPMSGPLVTSNKKSSKKSARFKDQEDEDFVEITLDVRDDTVSVQNIRGGDPETALLASRLEKRPSSLSVRLRQVSQELKRMTSSKKFDRVDRAKSGAARALKGLKFMTKNVGTEGWSQVDKRFDELAVDGKLPKTRFSQCIGMNESKEFAGELFDALSRRRGITSASISKDQLREFWEQITDQSFDSRLQTFFDMVDKNADGRITQEEVQEIIALSASANKLSKIQDRAEEYAALIIEELDPDNVGYIELYNLEMLLLQAPAQSTHITTDSRIMSQMLSQKLVPTKDHNPIKRGFRSLAYFVEDNWKRIWVILLWLSICAALFTWKFIQYKHRAVFDVMGYCVTSAKGAAETLKFNMALILLPVCRNTITWLRSKTKLGMAVPFDDNINFHKVIAFGIAIGVGIHAIAHLTCDFPRLLHATDEEYEPMKPFFGEDRPNNYWWFVKGTEGWTGIAIVVLMAIAYTLAQPWFRRNRLKLPKPLKRLTGFNAFWYSHHLFVIVYGLFIVHGYYLYLSKKWYKKTTWMYLAIPMILYACERLLRAFRSGYKSVKILKVAVYPGNVLALHMSKPQGFKYSSGQYIFVNCPDVSPFQWHPFSITSAPGDDYVSVHIRTLGDWTSQLKAVFAKACQPASGDQSGLLRADMLQGNNIPRMPKLVIDGPYGAPAQDYKNYEVILLVGLGIGATPLISILKDVLNNMKQQKDIEEGMVESGVKNKRKPFATNRAYFYWVTREQGSFEWFKGVMDDVAEYDKDGIIELHNYCTSVYEEGDARSALITMLQSLHHAKSGVDIVSGTRVKTHFARPNWRSVFKHTALKHPGKRVGVFYCGAHTLVGELKRLSLDFSRKTNTKFDFHKENF; encoded by the exons ATGGAGATTCAATTGGAGCAGCAACAGGAAACATGGTCGGAGACGTCGAGCACGGGGAGCAGGAGCACGCGAGTGGGCTTCAGCGGGCCCATGAGCGGCCCATTGGTGACGTCCAACAAGAAGAGCAGCAAGAAAAGCGCTAGGTTCAAGGACCAAGAGGATGAGGACTTCGTGGAGATAACGTTGGACGTTCGCGACGACACCGTGTCGGTCCAGAACATCAGGGGCGGGGACCCCGAGACGGCGCTGCTCGCCAGCCGCCTCGAGAAGCGTCCCTCCTCGCTGTCGGTGCGACTCCGGCAGGTGTCGCAGGAGCTCAAGCGCATGACCTCGTCCAAGAAGTTCGATAGGGTCGACAGGGCCAAGTCTGGTGCTGCTCGTGCCCTCAAAGGGCTCAAGTTCATGACCAAAAATGTTGGAACCGAAGGTTGGTCCCAGGTGGACAAACGCTTTGATGAGTTGGCCGTTGATGGCAAATTGCCCAAAACGCGCTTCAGTCAGTGCATTG GCATGAACGAGTCGAAGGAGTTTGCTGGCGAATTATTTGATGCATTATCTCGTCGCCGGGGCATAACATCGGCTTCCATAAGCAAGGATCAGTTGCGCGAATTTTGGGAACAAATTACAGACCAGAGCTTTGATTCAAGGCTCCAGACCTTCTTTGACAT GGTGGACAAAAATGCCGACGGAAGAATCACccaagaagaagttcaagag ATTATCGCCTTAAGCGCTTCCGCTAATAAGCTGTCAAAAATACAAGATCGGGCAGAGGAATATGCAGCCCTTATCATCGAGGAGTTGGATCCAGACAACGTTGGATACATTGAG cTATACAACTTAGAAATGCTTCTTTTGCAAGCCCCAGCACAATCAACCCACATAACCACGGATAGCCGTATCATGAGTCAAATGCTGAGCCAGAAGCTGGTCCCAACCAAAGATCACAACCCCATCAAGCGTGGCTTCCGGTCACTGGCTTACTTTGTGGAGGACAATTGGAAACGGATTTGGGTTATTCTCCTCTGGCTTTCAATTTGTGCTGCCCTTTTCACTTGGAAGTTCATTCAATACAAGCACCGTGCCGTGTTCGACGTCATGGGCTATTGTGTCACTTCAGCCAAAGGTGCTGCTGAAACCCTCAAGTTCAACATGGCCTTAATCCTGTTACCCGTTTGCAGAAACACCATAACTTGGCTCAGAAGTAAGACCAAGTTAGGCATGGCTGTTCCTTTTGATGACAACATCAACTTTCACAAG GTGATAGCTTTTGGCATTGCAATTGGGGTTGGGATACATGCAATTGCACATTTAACGTGTGACTTCCCAAGGTTGTTGCACGCAACGGACGAGGAATATGAGCCCATGAAGCCATTTTTTGGAGAAGATAGGCCCAACAATTATTGGTGGTTCGTGAAGGGAACCGAGGGTTGGACCGGGATAGCCATTGTGGTGCTTATGGCTATAGCCTACACTTTGGCTCAACCTTGGTTCCGACGAAACAGGCTCAAGCTCCCTAAACCTCTGAAAAGGCTCACTGGATTCAATGCGTTTTGGTACTCTCACCATCTTTTTGTCATCGTCTATGGGCTTTTCATCGTTCACGGTTACTACTTGTACCTCTCCAAGAAATGGTACAAGAAAACG ACTTGGATGTATCTTGCAATTCCTATGATACTATACGCATGCGAGCGATTACTTCGTGCTTTTAGGTCTGGATACAAAAGTGTCAAGATTTTGAAG GTTGCAGTGTACCCTGGAAATGTCTTGGCCTTGCACATGTCTAAACCACAAGGATTTAAGTACTCTAGTGGAcagtatatttttgttaattgccCAGATGTCTCTCCTTTTCAATG GCATCCTTTCTCTATTACATCAGCCCCAGGAGATGATTATGTAAGCGTTCACATTAGGACTTTGGGTGATTGGACATCACAACTGAAAGCTGTTTTTGCTAAG GCATGTCAACCAGCAAGTGGTGACCAGAGTGGTCTTCTACGAGCTGATATGTTACAAGGCAACAACATACCAAG GATGCCAAAGCTCGTGATCGATGGTCCTTATGGAGCTCCAGCACAAGACTACAAAAACTACGAAGTAATCCTTCTCGTGGGACTAGGAATTGGTGCCACCCCTTTGATTAGTATTCTCAAAGATGTGCTAAACAACATGAAACAACAGAAAGACATAGAAGAAGGGATGGTAGAAAGTGGAGTCAAGAACAAGAGGAAACCTTTTGCCACCAACCGCGCCTATTTCTACTGGGTTACTCGTGAGCAAGGTTCCTTTGAATGGTTCAAGGGTGTGATGGATGATGTTGCCGAGTATGACAAGGATGGAATAATAGAACTTCACAACTATTGCACAAGTGTGTATGAAGAAGGAGATGCTCGATCTGCTTTGATCACTATGCTTCAATCGCTCCACCATGCCAAAAGTGGCGTTGATATAGTTTCAGGGACAAGGGTCAAGACACACTTTGCTAGACCAAATTGGCGCAGTGTTTTCAAACACACTGCACTCAAACACCCTGGGAAAAGAGTTG GTGTTTTCTACTGTGGGGCGCACACATTGGTTGGAGAACTTAAGAGGCTTTCTCTTGACTTTTCCAGGAAAACCAACACCAAGTTTGATTTTCATAAAgagaatttttaa